A genomic window from Candidatus Nitrosotenuis uzonensis includes:
- a CDS encoding tyrosine--tRNA ligase translates to MDVAEKVELIARSPTEEIVTREELTQLLETNSKPKHYIGLEISGFLHLGSLISTGFKINDFLKAGIQCNVFLADWHTLINDKLGGNWDTISRVSNYYEKAFKLVCPGVQIIRGTELYESKKDYWKDLVQFTKHMTLARTMRTLTIMGRSETEEKIELAKLFYPPMQAVDIHAMEIDIAHAGMDQRKIHMLVREIFPKMKWKVPVAVHHSLLPGLTEPAPADQDGAGTKMSKSKPASGIFIHDTDEEIKSKIKKGWCEAGNIGNPILQIAKHIVFHQFSEITVERPEKFGGNVTYSDYSQIESDFGTGKLHPTDLKQTVGNYLVKIIAPIRDSLRMDEDLYSAIKNSV, encoded by the coding sequence TTGGATGTTGCAGAGAAGGTCGAGCTGATTGCAAGGTCGCCGACCGAGGAAATTGTAACAAGGGAAGAGCTTACACAGTTACTTGAAACAAACTCCAAACCAAAACACTACATAGGACTTGAAATATCCGGCTTTTTACATCTTGGCAGCCTGATAAGCACCGGCTTTAAAATCAACGATTTTCTAAAGGCCGGGATCCAATGTAACGTCTTTCTTGCAGACTGGCATACATTGATCAACGACAAACTCGGGGGAAATTGGGACACAATATCCCGAGTCTCCAACTATTATGAAAAGGCCTTCAAGCTTGTATGTCCTGGCGTGCAGATAATACGTGGAACCGAGTTGTACGAATCCAAAAAAGACTATTGGAAGGATCTAGTTCAGTTCACAAAACACATGACGCTTGCAAGAACCATGCGTACATTGACAATAATGGGAAGATCTGAAACGGAAGAAAAAATTGAGCTTGCCAAGCTGTTTTACCCACCGATGCAAGCTGTTGATATACACGCCATGGAGATAGACATAGCTCATGCGGGCATGGATCAGCGTAAAATACACATGTTAGTGCGCGAAATCTTTCCAAAAATGAAATGGAAGGTCCCAGTCGCAGTTCATCACAGTCTCCTGCCAGGCCTTACCGAGCCTGCACCTGCTGATCAAGATGGTGCAGGAACGAAAATGAGCAAGTCAAAACCTGCGTCCGGCATTTTCATACACGATACTGACGAGGAAATTAAATCCAAAATCAAGAAGGGATGGTGCGAGGCAGGAAACATAGGAAACCCGATTTTGCAAATAGCCAAACATATTGTATTTCACCAGTTCTCTGAGATTACCGTTGAAAGGCCAGAAAAGTTCGGCGGAAATGTGACATATTCGGATTATTCCCAAATTGAATCAGACTTTGGCACAGGCAAGCTACACCCAACTGATCTGAAACAAACTGTAGGAAACTATTTGGTCAAAATCATAGCACCCATAAGGGACAGCCTTAGGATGGACGAGGATCTGTACAGTGCAATAAAGAACAGTGTCTAG
- the cobJ gene encoding precorrin-3B C(17)-methyltransferase yields MEGKLYIVGVGPGSHDHMTFRAKQVIEESDTIVGYDTYVSLVEDLIKGKEIHRYAMTQEVERAKQCIDLAREGRIVSLVSSGDPGIYGMAGLIYEILAESGWEPDNGLYVEIVPGVSALNSCASLVGSPLMTDFAVVSMSDLLVPWDIIVKRVEAAAQGDYVIVIYNPASKKRIHQLQDTRKLLLKYRKPTTPVAIIKGAYRDSQTIVMTDLENMEKYSDQLGMISTVIIGNSSTYNFKNLMINPRGYTSKYNLESTPA; encoded by the coding sequence TTGGAAGGAAAACTCTACATTGTTGGTGTCGGCCCCGGCAGTCATGATCATATGACATTCAGGGCAAAACAGGTAATCGAGGAAAGCGATACCATAGTAGGATATGATACCTATGTTAGTCTGGTAGAGGATCTTATCAAGGGAAAAGAGATTCACCGATACGCCATGACACAGGAGGTTGAACGTGCAAAACAATGCATTGATTTGGCAAGAGAAGGAAGGATAGTATCTCTTGTTTCAAGCGGAGATCCTGGAATTTATGGTATGGCTGGCTTGATATATGAGATTTTAGCCGAATCGGGTTGGGAGCCTGACAATGGACTTTATGTTGAGATCGTACCGGGAGTTTCCGCACTGAACTCTTGCGCATCACTTGTAGGCTCGCCGCTTATGACGGATTTTGCCGTGGTAAGCATGAGCGATCTTCTGGTTCCATGGGATATCATAGTAAAGAGGGTTGAGGCTGCAGCGCAGGGAGATTATGTGATTGTAATTTACAATCCGGCAAGTAAGAAAAGAATACATCAGCTGCAAGACACACGAAAGTTACTTCTCAAGTACCGAAAACCAACAACGCCGGTAGCAATCATAAAGGGAGCATACAGGGATTCCCAGACAATTGTGATGACTGACTTGGAAAACATGGAAAAGTATTCTGATCAGCTCGGTATGATAAGCACTGTGATCATAGGCAACTCTTCAACGTATAATTTTAAGAATTTGATGATAAACCCGAGGGGCTACACGTCAAAATACAATCTGGAAAGCACTCCTGCCTAG
- a CDS encoding DUF7482 domain-containing protein: MRKLVVGVLVALSVSAVLLSVFSDQLVVAKPQSKIQFTKTITSSLDPAAGREQFALILAPNKGSLYTGSLTYAASDPVQVIVLHEIARDDSKGQPTWSVDGSTIYGITKLEPPKSADTLEFTGSALGFQSDNPFTVTVSVDGWVRGQPTEVIMQTLDIKERSFSLPQPHVTTTIPMRVGFFEKNSVYYIITDSSNQTVAEKISVHGSDVRFTPKLRWTPASSQDIVYVFTNGVKGEGVYGFQGEVFLSTPAQPEKYSPLRSISFVSWKSGQKAQILDSADEVLKAQKAGRITIANSNITINAPQVVWPGGQLLLKNATQINYAPYDNGQVIEINKDSKKVVFVAHRAWGLDGRAIYYIIPDATPAGPAQAIGVPTVPKLANALAAQVFSDMYQFKNGIKGTGPLGFQQSVLDVITDQSYVPLCRVSIVEWKNAKDALVLETVADINNKKSEGSIHVTLARPLSSDYVMNCPLVSNKG; the protein is encoded by the coding sequence TTGAGAAAGCTTGTAGTTGGCGTGCTTGTCGCATTATCAGTTTCTGCCGTTTTATTGTCAGTTTTCTCCGACCAGTTGGTAGTTGCAAAGCCACAATCTAAGATCCAGTTTACAAAAACCATAACATCATCTTTGGATCCTGCTGCAGGCAGGGAGCAGTTTGCACTCATACTTGCCCCAAACAAGGGAAGTCTCTACACGGGATCTCTGACGTATGCTGCAAGCGATCCTGTTCAAGTGATAGTATTACATGAGATCGCAAGGGATGATTCGAAGGGGCAGCCCACATGGAGTGTTGATGGCAGTACTATCTATGGCATCACAAAACTGGAACCTCCAAAAAGTGCTGACACATTAGAATTCACAGGGTCCGCTCTGGGATTTCAATCGGATAACCCATTCACTGTAACTGTGAGTGTTGATGGCTGGGTGAGAGGACAACCAACAGAAGTAATAATGCAGACGCTTGATATCAAAGAGCGGTCATTTAGTCTACCACAGCCACATGTAACTACAACAATCCCAATGCGTGTAGGTTTTTTTGAAAAGAACTCTGTATACTATATCATAACGGATTCCAGCAATCAGACTGTGGCAGAGAAAATATCTGTTCACGGTTCCGATGTTAGATTCACGCCAAAGTTAAGGTGGACGCCTGCATCATCGCAGGATATTGTGTACGTGTTTACAAACGGAGTAAAAGGAGAAGGTGTATACGGCTTTCAGGGCGAAGTATTCTTGAGCACGCCAGCGCAGCCTGAAAAATACAGTCCGCTTCGGAGCATCTCTTTTGTATCATGGAAATCTGGGCAAAAGGCCCAAATTCTTGATTCTGCAGACGAAGTGTTAAAGGCCCAAAAGGCCGGTAGAATTACAATCGCAAATTCCAATATCACAATCAATGCACCCCAGGTAGTCTGGCCTGGAGGTCAATTGTTGTTAAAGAATGCTACACAGATCAATTATGCTCCATACGACAACGGCCAGGTAATAGAGATAAACAAGGATTCAAAGAAGGTGGTTTTTGTTGCACATAGAGCGTGGGGTCTGGACGGGAGAGCCATCTACTACATCATACCAGATGCAACACCTGCAGGCCCTGCTCAGGCTATCGGAGTTCCCACAGTGCCCAAGCTTGCAAATGCTCTTGCGGCACAGGTATTTTCAGATATGTATCAGTTCAAGAATGGAATAAAGGGTACTGGGCCTTTGGGATTCCAGCAAAGTGTACTTGATGTGATAACGGATCAGAGTTACGTGCCGCTATGCCGGGTTTCAATAGTAGAGTGGAAGAATGCAAAGGATGCATTGGTTTTGGAAACTGTAGCAGACATTAACAACAAAAAATCAGAAGGATCCATTCATGTCACCTTGGCAAGACCTCTAAGTAGTGATTACGTAATGAACTGTCCGCTTGTATCCAATAAAGGATAA
- a CDS encoding aspartate kinase → MRIVVKFGGTSLATAKQIREVAKFIHNTSKNNQVIVVCSAINDVTDQLLDISGHIQKANKDAAKAKLAKLKRQHYQIARDSVMGSKTRKQLLQKLDLDLSELEGLLHGLSLLGEVTPRSLDYLISFGERLSIQIVSAVLIDMKSRSVALTGKEAGIVTDSNFGSSKPLMDTTRLRVLSKIEPLLTKKIIPVIGGFAGADQHGHITTFGRGGSDYTATIIASCVKADEVWLMSDVDGLMTADPKMVKDAKVIPEVSYVEAMEMALFGAKQIHPRSFEPLLSKKIPMRIRNSFNVDNLGTLVTANPSEDTMRTVKCVSVIRHNGLIDMRGGSMVGAPGTAATIFSTLAKAGINIMMISQSPSESSITIVVKKQDLDKAVNTLEMNLLGKMIKKIDVTTDVSIIALIGSGMRGTVGVASKVFGAAARNGVNVVMIAQGSSELNLAFVVKDSDCQAAVQALHDEFELASN, encoded by the coding sequence TTGAGAATAGTAGTAAAATTTGGTGGCACATCGCTTGCAACTGCAAAACAGATAAGAGAAGTTGCTAAATTCATCCACAACACAAGTAAGAATAATCAAGTAATAGTAGTTTGTTCTGCAATAAACGATGTTACTGACCAGCTTTTAGATATTTCAGGACACATACAAAAGGCAAACAAAGATGCGGCAAAAGCCAAACTTGCAAAATTAAAGAGGCAACACTACCAGATTGCCAGAGATTCTGTAATGGGATCAAAGACAAGGAAGCAGCTTTTACAAAAGCTTGATTTGGATCTGAGTGAGCTCGAAGGTCTGCTTCATGGACTTTCCTTGTTGGGAGAAGTAACTCCAAGATCATTAGATTACCTGATCTCTTTTGGTGAGCGTCTATCCATTCAGATAGTTTCAGCTGTATTGATTGATATGAAATCAAGATCGGTTGCACTGACAGGAAAGGAGGCCGGAATTGTGACAGATTCTAATTTTGGCTCATCAAAGCCGCTTATGGACACTACTAGGCTCAGGGTTCTCTCAAAGATAGAACCTTTGCTGACAAAGAAAATCATTCCAGTCATAGGCGGGTTTGCAGGAGCTGATCAGCACGGGCACATAACCACTTTCGGCAGGGGAGGTTCGGATTACACTGCAACCATAATTGCATCTTGTGTGAAGGCAGATGAGGTCTGGCTTATGAGTGATGTTGATGGTCTTATGACCGCGGATCCAAAGATGGTAAAGGATGCAAAGGTGATTCCAGAGGTATCATATGTTGAGGCAATGGAGATGGCCTTATTTGGAGCAAAGCAGATACATCCAAGATCGTTTGAGCCGCTTTTGAGCAAAAAGATTCCTATGAGAATTCGCAATAGTTTCAATGTGGATAATCTTGGAACGTTGGTCACTGCCAATCCAAGTGAGGATACAATGAGGACTGTCAAGTGCGTCAGCGTCATACGCCACAATGGCCTTATCGATATGAGGGGAGGAAGCATGGTAGGAGCTCCTGGAACCGCTGCCACGATATTTTCAACCTTAGCCAAGGCCGGCATCAACATTATGATGATATCACAAAGCCCTTCAGAATCAAGCATTACAATAGTGGTCAAAAAACAGGACTTGGACAAAGCTGTCAATACACTTGAAATGAATCTGCTGGGAAAGATGATAAAGAAAATTGACGTTACTACCGATGTTTCCATCATAGCACTTATTGGATCTGGAATGCGTGGTACTGTCGGGGTGGCATCAAAGGTTTTTGGGGCAGCTGCAAGAAATGGGGTAAACGTTGTGATGATAGCACAGGGATCATCCGAGCTTAACTTGGCGTTTGTAGTCAAAGACAGCGACTGCCAGGCAGCGGTGCAAGCATTACACGATGAGTTTGAGCTAGCAAGTAACTAA
- the pcn gene encoding proliferating cell nuclear antigen (pcna): MVFSAKTSGSDEWKAILSAISTLVEEATFEATAEGISFRGMDPSHVALIDISWPNSAFEKYECDGDIKFGVRIDEFSKLIKRADKTDSITISIVDTLLEIIIGKNKQYKMRLIESSATDTPLPKIPYDTKISLGSTLFDKILGDVQVVSDYLTIKTTQDKAEFSGKGDSGEVLISLQKQQDELSEISVKEESTGTYSLEYLNPIVKAVGTASGSIVCEYSSAKPLRIEFKVANMGRIHFYLAPRVES, from the coding sequence TTGGTCTTCTCAGCTAAAACTAGCGGTTCGGATGAATGGAAGGCGATTTTATCTGCCATTTCAACTCTTGTGGAAGAAGCTACTTTCGAGGCTACCGCTGAAGGAATTTCTTTTCGCGGTATGGATCCATCCCATGTTGCGTTAATTGATATTTCTTGGCCAAACTCAGCATTTGAAAAATATGAATGCGATGGAGATATCAAATTTGGCGTAAGAATTGATGAATTTTCAAAGCTGATCAAACGTGCAGACAAAACAGACAGCATAACCATTAGCATTGTAGACACTCTGCTTGAGATTATAATAGGAAAGAACAAACAGTACAAAATGAGGCTCATCGAAAGCTCAGCTACAGACACACCGTTGCCGAAAATACCATACGATACGAAGATCAGTCTTGGAAGCACGCTATTTGACAAGATATTAGGCGATGTGCAAGTAGTCTCAGATTATCTTACAATAAAGACGACACAGGACAAAGCAGAATTTTCCGGCAAAGGAGACTCTGGAGAGGTGCTGATCTCTTTGCAAAAACAGCAGGATGAGCTATCTGAGATTTCTGTAAAGGAGGAAAGCACCGGAACGTATAGCCTTGAGTATCTCAATCCGATAGTCAAGGCAGTAGGCACGGCATCAGGCTCTATCGTATGCGAATACTCGTCTGCCAAGCCCCTTAGGATAGAATTCAAAGTTGCGAACATGGGACGAATTCACTTCTATCTTGCGCCGAGAGTGGAAAGTTAA
- a CDS encoding transcription factor S, translating into MQFCPKCGIRLKKGVCSKCGYSETEKQEAKKENAEMDKSFTVLEENDGKEALPTIKIDCEKCGHTEAVWWMLQTRSADEPTTQFYRCTKCNHTWRNYA; encoded by the coding sequence ATGCAATTTTGCCCCAAGTGCGGCATACGCCTAAAGAAGGGTGTTTGTTCCAAATGTGGTTATTCTGAAACAGAAAAGCAAGAGGCAAAAAAGGAAAATGCGGAGATGGACAAGTCGTTCACAGTTCTTGAGGAAAACGATGGAAAAGAAGCGCTACCCACAATAAAAATAGACTGTGAGAAATGCGGTCATACAGAGGCAGTATGGTGGATGTTGCAGACCAGAAGTGCTGATGAGCCGACAACTCAGTTTTACCGATGCACAAAATGCAATCACACATGGCGCAACTATGCGTGA
- a CDS encoding RpoL/Rpb11 RNA polymerase subunit family protein has product MNAQLQKSSSKEANLSLKGSDIGTLYIVQHELLKDQQVDFAGVILRHPLTNEYWMRVNASKGSPLKEIIKATETAIGITSELKKLIHSKLKGD; this is encoded by the coding sequence ATGAACGCACAATTGCAAAAATCCTCATCGAAGGAAGCAAACCTCTCGCTCAAGGGCTCCGATATTGGAACTTTGTACATAGTTCAACATGAGCTCTTAAAGGATCAGCAGGTTGACTTTGCCGGTGTTATTCTCAGACATCCTCTGACAAACGAGTATTGGATGCGTGTAAATGCTTCAAAGGGAAGCCCGCTCAAAGAGATCATAAAGGCTACCGAGACGGCGATCGGAATCACATCAGAGCTCAAAAAACTAATTCACTCAAAACTAAAAGGTGATTAG